Proteins from one Cyprinus carpio isolate SPL01 chromosome B15, ASM1834038v1, whole genome shotgun sequence genomic window:
- the LOC109065316 gene encoding NLR family CARD domain-containing protein 3-like, with protein sequence MSNFGDDSDSEVDRIMTDRPPSSYGSMHSDHEDEEDDEFEEPPLKLPATRVRLHRSDSPETAITERTNTNQSSVYNDGLVLKPQSFLYAPESLARYSINREPSEPQSEVRTEAAMDEEPNDRDSEMNERDTQEQQNDSAAMEEQEEQAEATKEEDDFDEIVVGFEEQKDPPPPPPPPPPPEGVGLQFQHTHRSLTLPHVLRQMVGCLSQLHPGDITYLKRSLSTNCRFKKYYSRIADLNDPLDLADKMIEVCGLGEALYMTIRGIQNVGNDKLAEYLRKTCRRAVLQHDLKLAHDLRYYYLYEGRCRPGRQRYISDVYVEPVTVIRGSREPINLENEVYKIPYTIEETQIRAADIFRPLPHEQKPIRTVMMTGIPACGLTVAVNKFIIDWMEEKNNKDFQLVFPLPAKELHLGKDGNLSFLEMLGSFFAEADDIKFIEKPDCLSLFIIDALELCKHNLDFKNNEVISSARVKAPLDALLTSLIKGTLLPNARVWITSHVTAAHRIPPELIDRFVELRGFTDEKKQEYFTKRTTNAELGRKVYNHMKRSKALEIICHLPLFSWMVAFIFERGFQDPEYGKHPPGITTFYAQLIVVQMNRSFEKYRGCNVEAQKWRDEDKSFIEMMGKMSYQMILDGRDWFTVEDLASVDLTYEDLRSRDELTTEVRRKNDDIHTWIFKFVHITVQEYMAAMYVYVAFRKHGKNVIEPSKMSWFQGQNKDRPVIELYRPAIDRALASPNGHLDMFLRFLIGLVTPGTEDNLHGYLLSHYHPKAKGTEDVVKYINKKMSDNIHPDRRRNLELCLVELEEGKQGR encoded by the exons ATGAGTAATTTTGGGGACGATAGTGATTCTGAAGTGGATCG gatCATGACGGACCGGCCACCCAGCAGTTATGGCTCCATGCATAGTGATCatgaagatgaagaggatgatgaatTTGAAGAACCTCCGCTCAAACTACCAGCGACAAG GGTCAGGCTTCACCGCTCCGATTCGCCAGAGACTGCGATTACTGAACGTACGAACACAAACCAGTCGAGCGTATACAACGATGGACTGGTCCTGAAACCACAGTCCTTCTTGTACGCACCAGAATCTCTCGCCCGATACAG CATTAACAGAGAGCCGTCTGAGCCTCAGAGCGAGGTAAGGACAGAAGCAGCGATGGATGAAGAGCCGAACGACAGAGACTCGGAGATGAATGAGCGAGACACGCAGGAGCAGCAGAATGACAGCGCCGCgatggaggagcaggaggagcagGCAGAGGCCACGAAAGAGGAGGATGATTTTGATGAAATTGTTGTAGGTTTCGAAGAACAGAaagatcctcctcctcctcctcctcctcctcctcctccggaGGGCGTCGGCCTACAGTTTCAACACACACACCGCTCCCTCACCCTGCCCCACGTGCTAAGG CAAATGGTGGGGTGTCTTTCCCAGCTCCATCCGGGAGATATCACCTATTTAAAGCGCTCTCTGAGTACTAACTGCAGATTCAAGAAGTACTACTCAAGGATTGCGGATCTTAATGACCCGCTGGATCTGGCTGATAAAATGATCGAGGTCTGCGGGCTGGGAGAAGCTCTGTATATGACCATACGAGGCATACAGAATGTCGGAAATGACAAACTGGCCGAATACCTGAGGAAGACCTGTAGAAGAG CCGTGTTGCAGCATGACCTGAAATTAGCCCACGACCTACGCTATTACTATCTCTACGAAGGCCGATGTCGTCCAGGTCGGCAGCGCTACATCAGCGACGTCTACGTCGAGCCCGTAACAGTCATCAGAGGCAGCAGGGAGCCCATCAACCTCGAGAATGAGGTCTACAAGATACCATACACGATCGAGGAGACCCAAATCAGGGCCGCCGACATCTTTCGGCCCCTTCCTCACGAACAGAAACCCATCCGTACGGTCATGATGACGGGAATTCCCGCCTGCGGTCTAACGGTGGCCGTGAATAAGTTCATCATTGATTggatggaggaaaaaaacaataagGATTTTCAATTAGTCTTCCCTTTGCCAGCAAAAGAGCTCCACCTCGGGAAAGATGGAAATCTGAGCTTCCTAGAGATGCTCGGTAGCTTCTTCGCAGAAGCCGATGACATTAAATTCATCGAGAAGCCCGATTGCTTGAGTCTCTTCATCATTGACGCTTTAGAGCTTTGCAAACACAACCTGGACTTTAAAAACAATGAAGTTATCTCAAGCGCCAGGGTGAAAGCGCCGTTAGACGCCCTTCTCACCAGCTTAATAAAAGGCACGTTGCTTCCGAACGCTCGTGTTTGGATCACCAGCCATGTCACTGCCGCCCACCGTATTCCTCCGGAGCTAATCGACAGGTTTGTAGAGTTAAGAGGATTCACGGATGAGAAGAAGCAAGAGTACTTCACCAAGAGAACCACCAACGCTGAGCTCGGGAGGAAGGTTTATAACCACATGAAGCGCTCCAAAGCCCTTGAGATCATCTGCCACCTCCCTCTCTTCAGCTGGATGGTGGCGTTCATCTTCGAACGAGGCTTTCAAGATCCCGAGTACGGCAAACACCCACCTGGCATCACGACGTTTTATGCCCAGTTGATCGTCGTGCAGATGAACCGCTCGTTTGAGAAGTACCGCGGCTGCAACGTTGAGGCACAGAAGTGGAGGGATGAAGACAAGTCGTTTATTGAGATGATGGGGAAAATGTCATATCAGATGATTCTAGATGGACGGGACTGGTTCACGGTGGAAGATTTGGCCTCCGTCGACCTGACCTATGAAGATTTGCGCAGTCGCGATGAGTTAACCACTGAGGTCAGACGAAAGAACGACGACATTCACACTTGGATCTTCAAGTTTGTCCACATCACCGTTCAAGAGTATATGGCCGCCATGTACGTCTATGTAGCGTTTAGGAAGCATGGTAAAAACGTGATCGAACCAAGCAAAATGTCTTGGTTTCAGGGTCAGAATAAGGATCGGCCTGTGATTGAACTGTACCGGCCTGCCATCGACCGCGCGCTGGCGTCTCCGAATGGTCATCTGGACATGTTCCTGCGGTTCCTGATCGGATTGGTGACTCCAGGAACCGAGGATAACCTGCACGGATACCTGCTCAGTCACTACCACCCCAAAGCCAAAGGCACGGAGGATGTGGTCAAATACATCAACAAGAAAATGAGCGATAACATCCATCCTGACCGGAGAAGAAATCTGGAGTTGTGTCTGGTGGAGCTGGAGGAAGGCAAACAGGGAAGATGA